Below is a window of Myxococcus xanthus DNA.
CTGACGGGGACGACGCTCCGGCTGACGAATGTGTCCACGAATGGCCCCGTGCCCATCCGCGCTTGGAGCGGCGTCTTCACCCTGCCCCAGGCCCGACTGTCCCTGTCTCCGACGGTGCTGTCGGCACACTTCGCCAGCAAGCTCACGGACACACAACCTGTCGCCGCGCTGCTCACGTCCGCGAAGAATCTGCCGCGCTTCCTGACGTCCCTGCTCAACATCCGGGACGTCACCGTGACGGGCCGGGTGCAGATTGACGAAGGCGGACTCCAACTGCGCGAGCTGAAGGCGGACGGTGACGGCTTCTCCCTGCAAGGACACCTGGACCTCGCAGGCGGAGAGCTGCAGGGCGCGCTCCTGGCGACCCTGGGCGCCCTCACCGGTGGAATCGAATTCAAACCCGGCGGACAGGACCTGCACCTGCTGAACGCGAAGCAGTGGTTCGCGAAACAGCCTGAGCCACCGTTCCGGTAGGAGCACTTCGAGCTGTCCCTGTCGCAGTTCGTCTTCCAAGACGGCCAGGATGCAGCGCGTGATGCCCAATCCCGCCACGCACATCTGGTGGAGGGTACGTTGATTGTTGCTGGAGCCCCCCGGCTGTGGCGACCGCACGCCACGCATGCCGCGCCTCAATCGACCCCAAAGTCACCTTGCATTTCCTGTGGGATCGAGGCGCCCTGTCAGGAAGAAAACCCATTTCCACGTCTGGCGAGCAGATCGCTCGGGACCGAGATCTGGCCCCGCGAAGGTTGGCCGTGTCGTTCCCGTTGCCCTCCGCCCGTCATGTGGTATAGAGCCGCCCCGAAGCGCGAAGGACCCGCCCCATTACCAAAGCTGTTGCACGGACAGCGGGCGAGCAGGTAGGAAGGCAGTGGAAGTTCCGCAGTAAAAGCCGTAGGTTGCATCCCACTTACGGCCAGGTAGCTCACCTGGTTAGAGCGGCGGTCTCATAATCCGCAGGTAGTCAGTTCAAGTCTGACCCTGGCCACACAGAAGCCCCTGGAATCGTTGAGATTCCAGGGGCTTTTCGTTTGCTGCGCCCTGCTCCGGACCTCAGGCGGCCCGCGCGCGCCACCACTGGCGCACCTGGCACTCCAGCGTGGAGCGCAGGGGCACCCAGGCCGCGGTCGACCAGTGCCACTGGGACAGCCGGCGGAACCACCAGTACGAGACCGAAATCGACACGTCCACGGACGACACGTAGTGCCACCAGTGGATGGGGATGAAGAGGATCTCCCCAGGGCCTAGGAGGACGTCCACCCCGCGCGCACGGCTCAGGCGCGGGAAGCGCTCCAGGTCCGGCTGCGCGACGTTGACCGGGCTGTATCCCCCCAGGCAGCGCCCGCTCGAACAGTTCTCATGCCACGGCGCGTAGAGGTTGGGCGTGTCCTCCGGCGCGAAGAGCGTCAACCGCTTGCGCCCCAGCACCTGCACCAGCAGGTTGTCGGAAGGGTCGCGATGCAGCGACGTGAAGGCGCCCGCCGGGCCGAACCAGAAGATGGGTGACAGCCGGAGCTTGCGGCGCACCCGCTCGGGGTAGGGCCGGTGATGGACCTGGTAGGCATCCAACGAGCCGACATCCCGATGCAGCTCGGGCAACTGCGCCATCACCGAAGCGAAGTTCAAATAGTACTTCGGGCTTTCCGACGACAGCAGTTCCACATACCGGGCCAGCGTCGTCTGGAGCACCTCCTTCTCCCCCCAGTGCAGCATCGGGTCCTGACTGCGCTGGACCTCCACCTGCACGGGCGTGTCTCCAAACCTGTCCGCGAAGAAGCGTGGCGTCCACCGGCCACAGGCGGGCCATGTGGATGCGATTCCCGTGAGGATGACGGGCCGGCCTTTCGAAACGAATTCCCGATAGAACTCCTCAGGAGTCGGATTGTCGATGCGCTCAATACCGTTGGAGGCATTCTGCATGGCAATGCGCCTATGAGATAAGAGAAGGTATTCACCAGACTCCCGGCTGGCGCCGCGCGCCCTGCCTGGCCTTGAAAGGACATACCATGAAGGCTGCTGACCCGAGGAGCGTGGGCTTCGCATCACTGGCAGCATTCTTATGCAATCACTGTGGAAAACGATTGGACGACGCTCCGCGGTTCCACTGCTTTGAATGCGCCATGGATTCGTGCGAAGCCTGCATCAAAAAGCAACCCGCCGGCCGTTGGCTCGAAAGCCATGGCCCCGGACACACGGTGGGCTGTTTCCAGCAGCCGCCCATGCCGGGAGGCGCCCGCCTCCAGGAAGAGGTGCGGCGCTTCATCGCGGACGTCCAACGGGACCACACCTACTCCGGGGTCAACACCTATCTGGGAAACACGGTGATGAAGACGCTGCTTCCCCTGCTACAGCGCGCGGCGACCGAGCAGGTCGCGCCTCCGGACGATCAGACCGTGCGCATGATGGAGATGTTCCATGCGCACCTGCGCCGCAGGGTCCAGGGCAGACTCGTGGACTACTTCGAACGCCCCCCCCTGCTCGGCCGGGACGTCCCCGACACCGTCTTCGCGCTGAGCCAGGGCGTCTCCGATTGCATGCGATGGCGAGGCATCCCCTTGTTCAAGACGGTGTACGACCTGGCGCTCTATCCACGCCTGCTGTCGGACCTGCGGCCGCGCACGATCTTCGAAAGCGGAAGCGCGAATGGCGGCGGCGCCCTCTGGCTGGCAGACCAGCTCACGGCGCTGGAACTCGACTGCCATATCCACACATATGACCTGGTGAAGCCAGACGTCTCTCATCCGCGGGTCAGCTTCATGCAGGGGGACAGCCACAAGATTCAGAAGGTCTTCACGCCGGAACTGCTGAGAGCAGCACCTCACCCCTGGCTTTTCATCGAAGACGCCCATGTCAACGTCGACGGAATCCTGACGTACCTCCACGAATACCTCCGGCCGGGCGACTACGTCATCGTGGAGGACCCCGAAAGCGGACGCGTGTCAGGCGAAGAGTCGCTCGTCGAAGACCAACTCGGCAGGTT
It encodes the following:
- a CDS encoding cupin-like domain-containing protein → MQNASNGIERIDNPTPEEFYREFVSKGRPVILTGIASTWPACGRWTPRFFADRFGDTPVQVEVQRSQDPMLHWGEKEVLQTTLARYVELLSSESPKYYLNFASVMAQLPELHRDVGSLDAYQVHHRPYPERVRRKLRLSPIFWFGPAGAFTSLHRDPSDNLLVQVLGRKRLTLFAPEDTPNLYAPWHENCSSGRCLGGYSPVNVAQPDLERFPRLSRARGVDVLLGPGEILFIPIHWWHYVSSVDVSISVSYWWFRRLSQWHWSTAAWVPLRSTLECQVRQWWRARAA
- a CDS encoding CmcI family methyltransferase, yielding MPGGARLQEEVRRFIADVQRDHTYSGVNTYLGNTVMKTLLPLLQRAATEQVAPPDDQTVRMMEMFHAHLRRRVQGRLVDYFERPPLLGRDVPDTVFALSQGVSDCMRWRGIPLFKTVYDLALYPRLLSDLRPRTIFESGSANGGGALWLADQLTALELDCHIHTYDLVKPDVSHPRVSFMQGDSHKIQKVFTPELLRAAPHPWLFIEDAHVNVDGILTYLHEYLRPGDYVIVEDPESGRVSGEESLVEDQLGRFLWHHREAYRVDTFYTDFFGYNASCAMDAIFKRV